In Ovis aries strain OAR_USU_Benz2616 breed Rambouillet chromosome 13, ARS-UI_Ramb_v3.0, whole genome shotgun sequence, the following are encoded in one genomic region:
- the TMEM239 gene encoding transmembrane protein 239: protein MQQLRVETDAIGAGEGPPRAVPWSAWVSREGWARWCMCHVPPSWTQWWATSGWRQPLQRVLWGLEGVLYLLLALMLCHALFTTGSHLLSSLWPVAAAAWRHLLPAVLLLLLSALPALLFAASFLLLFSTLLSLVGLLTSMSHPGNAQDLDQ from the coding sequence ATGCAGCAGCTACGAGTGGAGACGGATGCCATCGGGGCCGGCGAGGGGCCGCCACGCGCGGTGCCCTGGTCAGCCTGGGTCTCCCGGGAGGGCTGGGCGCGCTGGTGCATGTGTCACGTGCCCCCGAGCTGGACCCAGTGGTGGGCGACGTCCGGCTGGCGGCAGCCGCTGCAGCGCGTGCTGTGGGGTCTGGAGGGGGTCCTCTACCTGCTGCTGGCCCTGATGCTGTGTCACGCGCTCTTCACCACCGGCTCCCACCTCCTGAGCTCCCTGTGGCCCGTGGCGGCTGCGGCGTGGCGCCATCTGCTGCCggctgtcctgctgctgctgctcagtgcCCTCCCCGCGCTGCTCTTCGCCGCCTCCTTCCTGCTGCTCTTCTCCACACTGCTGAGCCTCGTGGGCCTCCTCACCTCCATGTCTCACCCAGGCAACGCTCAGGACTTGGACCAATAG
- the CPXM1 gene encoding probable carboxypeptidase X1, which yields MWGLLLALAAFAPAVEVDLGAPSTSVLGLATTKAPVPTPRSSPAQPSAGKEKGTSEQHVRIRVIKKKKIVTKKRKKLTHPRPPVTARPSVTTSPTGTLDLTEKQEPDCPPLGLESLRVSDNQLYASSSQSFGLGPHRGRLNIQSGLEDGDLFDGAWCAEQQDAEPWLQVDAGHLTRFSGIITQGRNSIWRYDWVTSYKVQFSNDSQTWWGSKNRSSGMDAVFPANSDPETPVLNLLPEPQVARFIRLLPQTWLQGGASCLRAEILACPVSDPNGPFPEVPVLGSSDSLDFRHHDYKAMRKLMKQVNEQCPNITRIYSIGRSHQGLKLYVMEMSDQPGEHELGEPEVRYVAGMHGNEALGRELLLLLMQFLCREFLRGDPRVTRLLTETRIHLLPSMNPDGYETAFRRGSELVGWAEGRWNHQGIDLNHNFADLNTPLWEAEDEGLVPDTVPNHHLPLPAYYTLPNATVAPETWAVIKWMQRIPFVLSANLHGGELVVSYPFDMTRTPWAARELTPTPDEAVFRWLSTVYAGTNRAMQDPDRRPCHSHDFSLYGSIINGADWHTVPGSMNDFSYLHTNCFEVTVELSCDKFPHENELPQEWENNKDALLTYLEQVRMGIAGVVRDKDTELGIADAVISVDGINHDVTTAWGGDYWRLLTPGDYMVTASAEGYHTVTRSCRVTFEEGPVPCNFRLTKTPKQRLRELLAAGAKVPPDLRRRLERLRGQKN from the exons ATGTGGGGTCTCCTGCTCGCCTTGGCCGCCTTCGCGCCTGCCGTCGAGGTGGATCTAGGGGCGCCCAGCACCTCCGTGCTGGGCCTGGCGACCACCAAGGCCCCGGTCCCGACCCCCCGTAGCAGCCCGGCTCAGCCGTCCGCGGGGAAGGAGAAAG GGACTTCAGAACAGCATGTCCGGATTCGAgtcatcaagaagaaaaagattgTCACGAAGAAGCGAAAGAAGCTAACTCACCCCAGACCCCCAGTGACTGCCAGGCCTTCAGTGACCACCAGCCCTACAGGGACCCTTGACCTCACTGAGAAGCAAGAACCAG ACTGTCCCCCTTTGGGCCTGGAGTCCCTGCGAGTTTCAGATAACCAGCTCTACGCATCTAGCAGCCAATCCTTTGGTCTTGGACCACACAGAGGACGGCTCAACATCCAG TCAGGCCTGGAAGATGGTGATCTTTTTGATGGGGCCTGGTGTGCCGAGCAGCAGGATGCTGAGCCATGGCTTCAGGTGGATGCTGGACACCTCACCCGCTTCTCGGGCATTATCACACAGGGCAGGAACTCCATCTGGAG GTATGACTGGGTCACTTCATACAAAGTCCAGTTCAGCAATGACAGTCAGACCTGGTGGGGGAGTAAGAATCGCAGCAGCGGGATGGATGCG GTATTTCCTGCCAATTCGGATCCAGAGACACCAGTGCTAAATCTCCTGCCTGAGCCCCAGGTGGCCCGTTTCATTCGCCTGCTGCCCCAGACCTGGCTCCAGGGAGGTGCATCTTGCCTCCGGGCAGAGATTCTGGCCTGCCCAGTCTCAG ATCCCAATGGTCCGTTCCCTGAGGTTCCCGTGCTGGGATCCTCCGACTCACTAGACTTCCGGCATCATGATTATAAAGCCATGAGGAAG CTGATGAAGCAAGTGAACGAGCAATGCCCCAACATCACCCGCATCTACAGCATCGGGAGGAGCCACCAGGGCTTGAAGCTGTATGTGATGGAAATGTCAGACCAGCCCGGGGAGCATGAGCTGG GAGAGCCTGAGGTACGCTATGTGGCCGGCATGCATGGGAATGAGGCCTTGGGGCGGGAGTTGCTCCTGCTTCTAATGCAGTTCCTGTGTCGTGAGTTCCTGAGAGGGGACCCGAGAGTGACCCGGCTGCTCACCGAGACGCGCATTCACCTGCTGCCCTCCATGAATCCTGACGGCTACGAGACTGCCTTCCGCCGG GGCTCGGAGCTGGTGGGCTGGGCAGAGGGCCGCTGGAACCATCAGGGCATTGATCTTAACCATAATTTTGCTGACCTCAACACACCACTGTGGGAAGCAGAAGATGAAGGGCTGGTACCTGACACGGTCCCCAACCATCACCTGCCACTGCCCGCTTACTACACTCTGCCCAATGCTACT GTGGCTCCTGAAACATGGGCAGTGATCAAGTGGATGCAGCGGATCCCTTTTGTGCTAAGTGCCAACCTCCACGGGGGTGAGCTCGTGGTATCCTACCCCTTCGACATGACTCGGACTCCGTGGGCTGCCCGCGAACTCACGCCCACCCCGGATGAGGCTGTGTTTCGCTGGCTCAGCACTGTCTATGCGGGCACTAATCGGGCCATGCAGGACCCAGATCGACGACCCTGCCACAGCCACGACTTCTCCCTGTATGGCAGCATCATCAATGGGGCTGACTGGCACACAGTTCCTGGGA GCATGAATGACTTCAGCTACCTACACACCAACTGCTTTGAGGTCACTGTGGAGCTGTCCTGTGACAAATTCCCTCATGAGAACGAGCTGCCCCAGGAGTGGGAGAACAACAAAGATGCCCTTCTCACCTACCTGGAACAG GTGCGCATGGGCATTGCTGGAGTTGTGAGGGACAAAGACACAGAGCTTGGGATTGCTGATGCTGTCATTTCTGTAGATGGGATTAACCATGATGTAACAACAG CATGGGGCGGGGATTATTGGCGCCTGCTGACCCCAGGGGACTACATGGTGACTGCCAGCGCAGAGGGCTACCACACAGTGACACGGAGCTGCCGGGTCACCTTTGAAGAGGGCCCTGTGCCCTGCAATTTCCGCCTCACCAAGACTCCCAAACAGAGACTTCGAGAGCTGCTGGCAGCTGGGGCCAAGGTGCCCCCGGACCTTCGGAGGCGGCTGGAACGGCTGAGGGGACAGAAGAATTAA